One window of Cydia strobilella chromosome 10, ilCydStro3.1, whole genome shotgun sequence genomic DNA carries:
- the LOC134744804 gene encoding alpha-ketoglutarate-dependent dioxygenase alkB homolog 6 isoform X2, which produces MVLAPPTSYYISEFISKDEEKSILSNIYASPKPKWTQLSNRRLQNWGGIPHSKGMIADTIPTWLDSCLQTIHNLNVMGGHRPNHVLVNEYLAGQGIMPHLDGSLFYPTITTISVGSHTVLKFLEPSEAEMVPRPVFSFLLEPRSLLVLQDKLFSHYLHCIEEVYEDTLDSVINLGLCSDKYVKGSTIKRETRISLTIRHVPKTSAFKMNIGNKR; this is translated from the exons ATGGTTTTA GCTCCTCCTACCTCTTACTATATATCCGAATTCATATCAAAGGATGAAGAAAAGTCTATACTGTCAAACATCTACGCGTCGCCAAAGCCAAAATGGACCCAGCTTAGTAACAGAAGACTTCAAAACTGGGGCGGAATTCCGCACAGCAAGGGCATGATCGCGGATACAATTCCAACATGGCTGGATTCCTGCTTACAGACCATTCATAATTTGAACGTCATGGGAGGACACAGACCTAACCACGTTTTAGTAAATGAATATTTAGCTGGGCAAGGAATAATGCCGCATTTAGATGGTTCTCTATTCTACCCAACTATAACAACGATTTCTGTAGGTTCGCACACTGTTTTGAAGTTCTTGGAACCCAGTGAAGCTGAAATGGTTCCTAGACCTGTGTTCTCATTCCTATTGGAACCTAGAAGCTTATTAGTTCTTCAAGACAAGCTTTTCAgtcattatttacattgtattgAGGAGGTATATGAGGATACTTTGGATTCAGTCATAAATTTAGGTCTGTGCTCCGATAAATATGTAAAAGGATCTACCATAAAAAGGGAGACAAGGATATCACTTACAATAAGACATGTACCTAAAACTAGtgcttttaaaatgaatattggAAATAAAAGATAA
- the LOC134744968 gene encoding cytosol aminopeptidase-like, whose product MGLSKLLFSSRYCQNGVWYMGRRLLASEAGHSPCESSGHKESAKSGGSAGAVNSKAAVCGVYTTEGQFELTGWAKNVDAAAGNKLTQHLNVLGPEFKVGQAVVVTDVGEYEAVALASFGPEHAGEDELEGFHVGKENTRWGIGAGHKVLNPYGFGKRQIWYDVGHHADATAESFTLAEWKFEKYRHHPPLPPAGQPAIESDAATDGQIRAHAQNWARYLSDMPANKMTPTDVAQEAIDILCPLGVKVTAHDKSWIEANNMQAFLTVARGSCEPPIFLECEYKGLDSGNVILMAAKGVTFDSGGLCLKKPSDMIENRGSMAGAACALGAIRALAELKAKVNVTLVVPLCENMISGQCMKVGDIVPALNGINIQIEDTDMEGRLMLADALVYGQAKYRPYTVVDVATLTHGIKMATGGGCYGCFSNTEWLWECARRAGAVSGDRPWRFPLWDYYKRQIVDDPSVDLRNRGSGKATPCIGAAFLQQFVCTDWLHFDITGVGKLAHDPPPYLCSKRMSGRPTRALTHTLVNIAMHDECRTKS is encoded by the exons atggGTTTGTCTAAATTATTGTTTAGTTCTAGATATTGTCAGAATGGGGTGTGGTACATGGGCCGAAGGCTGTTGGCCTCCGAAGCCGGTCACTCACCTTGTGAAAGCAGTGGTCATAAGGAATCAGCAAAAAGTGGAGGCAGTGCAGGAGCCGTGAATTCG AAAGCGGCAGTATGCGGTGTGTATACTACAGAAGGCCAGTTCGAGCTGACTGGGTGGGCTAAAAACGTTGATGCAGCGGCCGGTAATAAACTCACCCAGCATCTCAACGT GCTGGGGCCTGAATTTAAAGTGGGGCAAGCGGTCGTGGTGACTGACGTGGGCGAGTATGAGGCCGTCGCTCTTGCCAGCTTCGGGCCCGAGCACGCCGGCGAGGATGAACTTGAAGGTTTTCATGTAGGGAAG GAGAACACACGCTGGGGCATAGGCGCCGGACATAAAGTCCTGAATCCATACGGTTTTGGAAAACGGCAGATATGGTACGACGTTGGCCACCACGCGGACGCCACCGCGGAGAGCTTCACGCTTGCCGAGTGGAA GTTCGAGAAGTATCGACACCACCCGCCTCTTCCGCCGGCGGGTCAACCCGCCATCGAATCCGACGCCGCGACGGACGGACAGATTCGAGCCCACGCCCAGAACTGGGCCAGATACCTCTCCGACATGCCGGCTAACAAGATGACACCCACGGATGTTGCGCAg GAAGCAATAGACATACTTTGCCCACTTGGCGTCAAAGTAACCGCACACGACAAGAGCTGGATCGAGGCCAACAACATGCAGGCGTTCCTCACCGTAGCCAGGGGTTCCTGCGAACCCCCAATCTTTCTCGAGTGCGAGTATAAAGGCCTGGATAGTGGGAATGTTATTCTTATGGCGGCTAAGGGCGTGACTTTTGACAG CGGCGGTCTGTGCCTCAAGAAGCCTTCGGATATGATCGAGAACAGAGGAAGTATGGCGGGCGCCGCTTGCGCGCTCGGTGCGATACGGGCTTTAGCTGAGCTCAAG GCAAAAGTCAACGTGACTTTAGTGGTGCCGCTCTGCGAGAACATGATCTCAGGCCAATGTATGAAGGTCGGCGACATTGTACCCGCTCTCAACGGGATCAACATACAG ATTGAAGACACGGATATGGAAGGCAGGTTGATGTTGGCAGACGCGCTGGTGTACGGACAGGCCAAGTACAGGCCCTACACCGTCGTCGATGTGGCTACGCTTACAC ACGGAATCAAGATGGCGACCGGCGGCGGCTGCTACGGCTGCTTCTCCAACACGGAGTGGCTGTGGGAGTGCGCCCGGCGAGCCGGCGCTGTGTCCGGCGACCGGCCCTGGAGGTTCCCGCTCTGGGATTATTACAAGAGGCAAATTGTTG ACGATCCATCAGTGGATTTAAGGAACCGGGGTTCAGGAAAAGCAACGCCCTGCATTGGTGCGGCTTTCCTACAG CAATTCGTCTGCACCGATTGGCTACACTTCGACATAACCGGCGTCGGTAAACTGGCGCACGACCCGCCGCCATACTTGTGCTCGAAGCGCATGAGCGGCCGTCCCACACGAGCGTTGACGCACACCCTCGTGAACATAGCCATGCATGACGAGTGCAGGACCAAGTCATAG
- the LOC134744804 gene encoding alpha-ketoglutarate-dependent dioxygenase alkB homolog 6 isoform X1 encodes MHVMEQHRITSAPPTSYYISEFISKDEEKSILSNIYASPKPKWTQLSNRRLQNWGGIPHSKGMIADTIPTWLDSCLQTIHNLNVMGGHRPNHVLVNEYLAGQGIMPHLDGSLFYPTITTISVGSHTVLKFLEPSEAEMVPRPVFSFLLEPRSLLVLQDKLFSHYLHCIEEVYEDTLDSVINLGLCSDKYVKGSTIKRETRISLTIRHVPKTSAFKMNIGNKR; translated from the exons ATGCATGTTATGGAACAGCACAGGATAACATCG GCTCCTCCTACCTCTTACTATATATCCGAATTCATATCAAAGGATGAAGAAAAGTCTATACTGTCAAACATCTACGCGTCGCCAAAGCCAAAATGGACCCAGCTTAGTAACAGAAGACTTCAAAACTGGGGCGGAATTCCGCACAGCAAGGGCATGATCGCGGATACAATTCCAACATGGCTGGATTCCTGCTTACAGACCATTCATAATTTGAACGTCATGGGAGGACACAGACCTAACCACGTTTTAGTAAATGAATATTTAGCTGGGCAAGGAATAATGCCGCATTTAGATGGTTCTCTATTCTACCCAACTATAACAACGATTTCTGTAGGTTCGCACACTGTTTTGAAGTTCTTGGAACCCAGTGAAGCTGAAATGGTTCCTAGACCTGTGTTCTCATTCCTATTGGAACCTAGAAGCTTATTAGTTCTTCAAGACAAGCTTTTCAgtcattatttacattgtattgAGGAGGTATATGAGGATACTTTGGATTCAGTCATAAATTTAGGTCTGTGCTCCGATAAATATGTAAAAGGATCTACCATAAAAAGGGAGACAAGGATATCACTTACAATAAGACATGTACCTAAAACTAGtgcttttaaaatgaatattggAAATAAAAGATAA